In Candidatus Kaelpia imicola, the genomic window GTCTTGCTTGCATAATTAGATAGCCTCTTTACACTTTCTACATATTCTTATCTTCGTACCATCCTCCAGAGTCTTAAACCCAACCTTAACACCTCTACCGCACTTATTACAAAGAGGTAGAAGATTGGCTAAAGTAAGCGGGCTCTCTAACTCAATTATACCGCCCGGAGTATCCTGAGACCTCTGCTTCATATGGCGTTTTGTTATATTGACACCCTGAATAAGAGCTCTCTCTCTCTTAGGGTAGACTCTTAAAACCTTACCTTTTTTACCTTTATCTTTACCTGCAATAACCTCAACGGTATCATCCTTTCTTAACCTCTTCATAAGATACTCCTCACAACACTTCCGGTGCTAAAGATATTATTTTCATAAAATCCCTATCTCGCAACTCTCTGGCCACAGGACCAAAGACACGAGTACCTCTAGGATTCTTCTGCTTATCTATTATAACAGCAGCATTGCCGTCGAACCTTAACATCGAACCATCACTTCTTTTGATTGGAAAAGCGGTCCTAACAACTACAGCATTAACAACTTCGCCTTTCTTGACAACCCCATCCGGAGCCGACTCTTTCACGGAAGCAACAACGGTATCACCGATTGAAGCAAACTTCTTATTAGAACGTCCTATTACTTTTATGCAGGCAATCTTCTTAGCTCCTGTATTATCGGCAACTTTTAAAAGTGATCTCATCTGTATCATTTT contains:
- the rplX gene encoding 50S ribosomal protein L24, giving the protein MKRLRKDDTVEVIAGKDKGKKGKVLRVYPKRERALIQGVNITKRHMKQRSQDTPGGIIELESPLTLANLLPLCNKCGRGVKVGFKTLEDGTKIRICRKCKEAI
- the rplN gene encoding 50S ribosomal protein L14; this translates as MIQMRSLLKVADNTGAKKIACIKVIGRSNKKFASIGDTVVASVKESAPDGVVKKGEVVNAVVVRTAFPIKRSDGSMLRFDGNAAVIIDKQKNPRGTRVFGPVARELRDRDFMKIISLAPEVL